In a single window of the Pseudomonas sp. B21-015 genome:
- the pcaH gene encoding protocatechuate 3,4-dioxygenase subunit beta yields the protein MTDKPGYRRPQAGTQPEYLHPPYQSTNLRSPSKPLVFLPHSLSEITGPTIGAERIQERDNDLTAQHSGEPLGERIIIHGRVLDENGLPVPGILVEIWQANAAGRYNHARDLHDAPLDPNFTGTGRTVTDADGWYQFQTIKPGAYPWGNHHNAWRPAHIHFSLFGPSILTRLVTQMYFPGDPLLAYDPIYNCVPDTSAKERLIASFDLEKTIPSYALGYRWDIVLRGRDATPMEK from the coding sequence ATGACTGACAAACCTGGTTACCGTCGCCCACAGGCGGGCACTCAGCCGGAATACCTGCACCCTCCTTATCAATCCACCAACCTTCGCTCGCCGTCCAAGCCGTTGGTGTTTTTGCCTCATTCGCTGTCGGAAATCACCGGGCCGACCATCGGCGCCGAGCGTATTCAGGAGCGGGACAACGACCTGACTGCCCAGCACTCGGGCGAGCCGTTGGGTGAGCGGATCATCATCCACGGCCGTGTGCTGGATGAAAACGGTCTGCCGGTGCCGGGGATTCTGGTGGAGATCTGGCAGGCCAACGCCGCCGGTCGTTACAACCATGCCCGCGACCTGCACGACGCGCCGCTGGACCCGAACTTCACCGGCACCGGCCGCACCGTGACCGACGCCGATGGTTGGTATCAGTTCCAGACCATCAAGCCAGGCGCCTATCCGTGGGGCAACCACCACAATGCCTGGCGTCCGGCGCACATCCATTTCTCACTGTTCGGGCCGAGTATTCTGACGCGCCTGGTGACCCAGATGTATTTCCCGGGCGACCCGTTGCTGGCCTACGACCCGATCTACAACTGCGTGCCCGATACCAGCGCCAAAGAACGCCTTATCGCCAGTTTCGACCTGGAAAAAACCATTCCTTCCTACGCCCTCGGTTATCGCTGGGACATCGTCTTGCGCGGCCGCGATGCCACGCCGATGGAGAAATAA
- the pcaF gene encoding 3-oxoadipyl-CoA thiolase has protein sequence MMRDVYICDAIRTPIGRFGGGLSAVRADDLAAVPIKALMERNRSVDWSAVDEVFLGCANQAGEDNRNVARMALLLAGLPETIPGVTLNRLCASGMDAIGTAFRAIASGEMELAIAGGVESMSRAPFVMGKADAAFSRNMKLEDTTIGWRFINPLMKAQYGVDAMPQTADNVADDYEVSREDQDAFALRSQQRTAVAQAAGFFAEEIVEVRIAHKKGETVVSQDEHPRADTTLDTLAKLKPVNGPDKTVTAGNASGVNDGAAALILASAEAVKKHGLTARAKVLGMASAGVAPRVMGIGPVPAVRKLTERLGLAVSDFDVIELNEAFASQGLAVLRELGLADDAAQVNPNGGAIALGHPLGMSGARLVLTALHQLEKTGGKKGLATMCVGVGQGLALAIERV, from the coding sequence CTGATGCGTGACGTTTATATCTGCGACGCGATTCGCACCCCCATCGGCCGTTTCGGCGGTGGCCTGTCGGCGGTCCGCGCTGATGACTTGGCCGCCGTGCCGATCAAAGCGCTGATGGAACGCAACCGGTCGGTGGACTGGAGCGCGGTGGACGAGGTGTTCCTCGGCTGCGCCAACCAGGCCGGCGAAGACAACCGCAACGTGGCACGCATGGCGTTGTTGCTGGCGGGGCTGCCGGAAACCATTCCGGGCGTTACCCTCAATCGGCTGTGCGCTTCGGGCATGGATGCGATCGGCACCGCGTTTCGGGCCATCGCCAGCGGCGAGATGGAGCTGGCGATTGCTGGCGGCGTCGAGTCGATGTCCCGCGCACCGTTCGTGATGGGCAAGGCCGACGCGGCGTTTTCACGCAACATGAAGCTGGAAGACACCACCATCGGTTGGCGCTTCATCAATCCGTTGATGAAAGCCCAATATGGCGTCGATGCGATGCCGCAGACCGCCGATAACGTGGCCGACGATTACGAAGTTTCTCGCGAGGATCAGGACGCTTTCGCCCTGCGCAGTCAACAACGCACGGCCGTCGCGCAAGCCGCAGGATTTTTCGCCGAAGAAATAGTGGAAGTGCGCATTGCCCACAAGAAGGGTGAAACAGTGGTCAGCCAGGACGAACATCCGCGTGCCGACACAACGCTCGACACCCTGGCCAAACTCAAACCGGTCAATGGCCCGGACAAAACCGTCACTGCCGGTAATGCTTCCGGTGTGAATGACGGTGCGGCGGCGCTGATTCTGGCCTCGGCCGAAGCCGTGAAGAAACATGGCCTGACGGCCCGCGCCAAAGTGCTCGGCATGGCCAGCGCCGGAGTCGCACCACGGGTGATGGGCATCGGCCCGGTGCCGGCGGTGCGTAAATTGACCGAGCGTCTGGGCCTGGCGGTCAGCGATTTCGACGTGATCGAACTCAACGAAGCTTTCGCCAGCCAGGGTTTGGCCGTGCTGCGTGAACTGGGATTGGCGGATGACGCGGCCCAGGTCAACCCGAACGGTGGCGCCATTGCCTTGGGCCATCCGCTGGGCATGAGCGGTGCACGCCTTGTTCTGACTGCGCTGCATCAACTGGAAAAAACCGGTGGCAAGAAAGGTCTGGCGACCATGTGCGTCGGTGTCGGCCAGGGGCTGGCCTTGGCGATTGAACGGGTCTGA
- a CDS encoding CoA-transferase subunit beta produces the protein MTYTTNEMMTVAAARRLKNGSVCFVGIGLPSKAANLARLTSSPDVVLIYESGPIGAKPSVLPLSIGDGELAETADTVVPTGEIFRYWLQGGRIDVGFLGAAQVDRFGNINTTVVGDYHQPKVRLPGAGGAPEIAGSAKSVLIILKQSARSFVDKLDFITSVGHGEGGDSRKRLGLPGAGPVGIITDLCIMEPEADTHEFVVTALHPGVTREQVIAATGWAIRFADQVENTAEPTDVELTALRDLEARTAAAHGQAPGEA, from the coding sequence ATGACTTACACCACCAATGAAATGATGACCGTCGCCGCCGCCCGCCGTCTGAAAAACGGTTCGGTGTGTTTCGTCGGCATCGGCCTGCCGTCGAAAGCCGCCAACCTGGCGCGTCTGACTTCCTCGCCGGATGTAGTCCTGATCTATGAATCGGGTCCGATCGGTGCCAAGCCGAGTGTATTGCCGCTGTCGATCGGTGACGGTGAACTGGCGGAAACCGCCGACACCGTCGTCCCGACCGGTGAGATTTTTCGCTACTGGTTGCAGGGCGGGCGTATCGACGTCGGTTTTCTCGGTGCCGCGCAAGTCGACCGCTTCGGTAACATCAACACCACAGTGGTGGGCGACTACCATCAGCCGAAAGTTCGCCTGCCGGGTGCCGGTGGCGCGCCGGAGATCGCCGGTTCCGCCAAGAGCGTGCTGATCATCCTCAAGCAGTCGGCGCGCTCCTTTGTCGACAAACTCGATTTCATCACCTCGGTAGGCCATGGCGAGGGCGGGGACTCACGCAAGCGTCTCGGCCTGCCGGGCGCCGGTCCTGTCGGCATTATTACCGACCTGTGCATCATGGAACCCGAAGCGGATACTCATGAATTCGTGGTGACCGCGCTGCACCCAGGCGTGACCCGCGAGCAAGTGATTGCGGCCACCGGCTGGGCGATTCGCTTCGCCGATCAGGTGGAAAACACCGCCGAGCCAACCGATGTCGAGCTGACCGCGCTGCGCGATCTGGAAGCCCGCACCGCTGCGGCCCACGGCCAAGCACCCGGAGAAGCCTGA
- a CDS encoding CoA transferase subunit A encodes MAEILSLHDAVKQFVNDGDTVALEGFTHLIPTAAGHEIIRQGKKDLTLVRMTPDLIYDQLIGAGCARKLIFSWGGNPGVGSLHRLRDAVEKQWPHALEIEEHSHADLANAYVAGASGLPFAVLRAYAGSDLPKVNPLIKTVTCPFTGEVLAAVPSVRPDITVIHAQKADRQGNVLLWGILGVQKEAALAAKRCIVTVEEIVDDLNAPMNSCVLPTWALSAVCHVPGGAHPSYAHGYNERDNRFYQAWDPIARDRETFTAWINEYIHGCADFSEFQAKLAAASEAK; translated from the coding sequence ATGGCTGAAATCCTTTCGCTGCATGACGCGGTGAAGCAGTTCGTCAACGACGGCGATACCGTCGCGCTCGAAGGCTTCACTCACTTGATTCCTACGGCGGCGGGTCACGAAATCATTCGCCAGGGCAAGAAAGACCTGACCCTGGTGCGGATGACGCCTGACTTGATCTACGACCAATTGATCGGTGCCGGTTGTGCTCGCAAGCTGATTTTCTCCTGGGGCGGTAACCCGGGCGTGGGCTCGCTGCACCGTCTGCGTGATGCGGTCGAGAAGCAGTGGCCGCATGCGCTGGAAATCGAAGAGCACAGCCATGCCGACCTGGCCAATGCCTACGTCGCGGGTGCTTCGGGCCTGCCGTTCGCGGTGTTGCGTGCCTACGCCGGTTCCGACCTGCCGAAGGTCAACCCGCTGATCAAAACCGTCACGTGCCCGTTCACCGGCGAAGTGCTGGCAGCGGTGCCGTCGGTGCGCCCGGACATCACCGTGATTCACGCGCAGAAAGCCGACCGTCAAGGCAATGTGCTGCTCTGGGGCATTCTCGGCGTGCAGAAAGAAGCGGCGCTGGCCGCCAAGCGCTGCATCGTCACTGTTGAAGAAATCGTCGACGACCTCAACGCACCGATGAATTCCTGTGTGCTGCCGACCTGGGCCTTGAGCGCGGTCTGCCACGTCCCTGGCGGCGCGCATCCGTCCTACGCTCACGGCTACAACGAGCGTGACAACCGTTTCTACCAGGCCTGGGACCCGATTGCCCGCGACCGTGAAACCTTCACCGCGTGGATCAACGAGTACATCCACGGTTGCGCTGACTTCAGTGAGTTCCAGGCCAAGCTGGCCGCTGCTTCGGAGGCCAAGTAA
- a CDS encoding MFS transporter yields the protein MNQPQSAVGNCLDVQSFINAQPISRYQWRVVILCFLIVFLDGLDTAAMGFIAPALSQDWGIDRASLGPVMSAALIGMVFGALGSGPLADRFGRKVVLVGAVLLFGAFSLASAYSTNVDQLLVLRFLTGLGLGAGMPNATTLLSEYTPERKKSLLVTSMFCGFNLGMAGGGFISAKLIPAFGWHSLLMIGGILPLILAVVLLFWLPESARYLVVRNRGTDKVRKALAPIDPTVVAQASSFSVPEQKTVKARNVFAVIFSGTYSTGTLLLWLTYFMGLVIVYLLTSWLPTLMRDSGASMEQAAFIGALFQFGGVLSAVGVGWAMDRFNPHKVIGIFYLFAGVFAYAVGQSLGNITLLATLVLVAGMCVNGAQSAMPSLAARFYPTQGRATGVSWMLGIGRFGAILGAWMGATLLGLGWNFEQVLTALVIPAALATTAVVIKGMVSHADAT from the coding sequence ATGAACCAGCCTCAGTCTGCTGTAGGAAACTGCCTCGACGTGCAGTCCTTCATTAACGCTCAACCCATTTCGCGCTACCAATGGCGGGTGGTGATCCTGTGTTTCCTGATTGTCTTCCTCGATGGCCTCGACACTGCGGCCATGGGTTTTATCGCGCCGGCACTGTCCCAGGACTGGGGCATCGACCGCGCCAGTCTCGGTCCGGTGATGAGTGCGGCGCTGATCGGCATGGTCTTTGGTGCCTTGGGTTCCGGCCCGTTGGCTGACCGCTTCGGGCGAAAAGTCGTACTGGTGGGCGCGGTGCTGTTGTTCGGCGCGTTCAGCCTGGCGTCGGCCTACAGCACCAATGTCGATCAACTGCTGGTACTGCGCTTTCTCACCGGCCTGGGCCTGGGCGCCGGCATGCCGAACGCCACCACGCTGCTGTCCGAATACACACCGGAGCGCAAGAAGTCCCTGCTGGTGACCAGCATGTTCTGCGGCTTCAACCTCGGCATGGCCGGGGGCGGGTTCATCTCGGCCAAACTGATTCCGGCCTTCGGCTGGCACAGTCTGTTGATGATCGGCGGGATTCTGCCGCTGATCCTCGCCGTCGTATTGCTGTTCTGGTTGCCGGAATCGGCACGTTACCTGGTGGTGCGCAATCGCGGCACCGACAAAGTGCGCAAGGCCCTGGCGCCGATCGACCCGACGGTGGTGGCCCAGGCTTCGAGCTTCAGTGTGCCGGAACAGAAAACCGTGAAGGCGCGCAATGTGTTTGCGGTGATCTTCTCCGGCACTTACAGCACCGGCACGTTGTTGCTGTGGCTGACGTACTTCATGGGGCTGGTGATCGTTTACCTGCTGACCAGTTGGCTGCCGACGCTGATGCGTGACAGCGGCGCGAGCATGGAGCAGGCCGCATTCATTGGTGCGCTGTTCCAGTTCGGTGGGGTGTTGAGCGCAGTGGGTGTGGGCTGGGCGATGGACCGGTTCAATCCGCACAAGGTCATCGGCATTTTCTACTTATTCGCCGGGGTGTTTGCCTACGCGGTAGGGCAGAGCCTGGGCAACATCACATTGCTGGCGACCTTGGTGCTGGTGGCCGGGATGTGTGTCAACGGCGCGCAATCGGCGATGCCGTCGCTGGCGGCGCGGTTTTACCCGACTCAAGGGCGGGCGACCGGTGTGTCGTGGATGCTCGGGATTGGCCGTTTCGGCGCGATCCTCGGTGCGTGGATGGGCGCAACGTTGCTGGGCCTGGGCTGGAACTTCGAGCAGGTGCTGACGGCGCTGGTGATTCCGGCCGCGTTGGCGACCACGGCGGTGGTGATCAAGGGCATGGTCAGTCATGCGGACGCGACCTGA
- the pcaR gene encoding pca regulon transcriptional regulator PcaR: MNDQMRNSFASVAPPIVASPAKRIQALTGDPDFMTSLARGLAVVQAFQERKRHLTIAQISHRTEIPRAAVRRCLHTLIKLGYATTDGRTYSLLPKVLTLGHAYLSSTPLAVSAQPYLDRMSEQLHEACNMATLEGDDILYIARSATTQRLISVDLSVGGRLPAYCTSMGRILLAALDDTSLREYLDHAELQAKTSRTLHTPEALLECLQEVRQQGWCIVDQELEQGLRSIAVPVYDASGQVVAALNVSTHAGRVSRSELEQRFLPGLLSASRDLSAQLFA; encoded by the coding sequence ATGAACGATCAAATGCGCAATTCCTTCGCTTCAGTAGCACCGCCGATCGTCGCCTCGCCCGCCAAGCGAATTCAGGCCCTGACCGGTGACCCGGATTTCATGACCTCCCTGGCTCGTGGCCTGGCGGTGGTGCAAGCGTTCCAGGAGCGCAAGCGGCACCTGACCATTGCACAGATCAGCCACCGTACGGAAATTCCCCGCGCCGCTGTGCGACGTTGCCTGCATACCCTGATCAAGCTCGGCTACGCCACCACCGACGGGCGCACCTATTCGCTGTTGCCCAAAGTCTTGACCCTGGGCCATGCCTATCTGTCGTCGACCCCGCTGGCGGTGTCTGCCCAGCCCTATCTGGACCGCATGAGCGAGCAACTGCACGAGGCCTGCAACATGGCCACCCTGGAAGGTGATGACATTTTGTACATCGCGCGCTCGGCGACCACCCAGCGGCTGATTTCCGTCGACCTCTCGGTGGGTGGACGCTTGCCGGCCTATTGCACCTCCATGGGCAGGATTCTTCTCGCCGCGCTGGACGACACGTCGTTGCGCGAGTATCTCGACCATGCCGAGCTGCAAGCCAAGACCAGTCGCACCTTGCATACTCCCGAGGCATTGCTCGAATGCCTGCAAGAGGTACGGCAACAAGGCTGGTGCATCGTCGATCAGGAACTGGAACAGGGGCTGCGCTCGATTGCCGTGCCGGTGTACGACGCTTCCGGCCAAGTGGTGGCGGCGCTGAACGTCAGCACCCATGCCGGCCGGGTCAGTCGCAGCGAGCTGGAGCAGCGTTTCCTGCCCGGCCTGCTAAGCGCCAGTCGTGATCTGAGCGCGCAACTCTTTGCCTAA
- a CDS encoding inorganic phosphate transporter: MIDLFSGLDAWVLVSLLLALAFVLAFEFINGFHDTANAVATVIYTKAMPPHLAVFFSGVFNFLGVLLGGVGVAYAIVHLLPVELLINVNTGHGLAMVFSLLAAAITWNLGTWYFGIPASSSHTLIGSILGVGLANALINDIPLADGVNWQKAIDIGASLVFSPMAGFLIAALVLIGLKWWRPLSKMHKTPEQRRKIDDKKHPPFWNRLVLVISAMAVSFVHGSNDGQKGIGLIMLVLIGIVPAQFVLDLNSTTYQIERTRDATLHLSQFYERNRESLGEFLALGKSVKGDLPEKFRCNPQQTEPTISALLGTLKGVADYHSLPSESRIEVRRYLLCLDDTAKKVAKLPGLAAREKADLDKLRKDLTTTTEYAPFWVILAVALALGLGTMVGWKRVVLTIGEKIGKQGMTYAQGMSAQITTACMIGAANIFSLPVSTTHVLSSGVAGTMVANKSGLQGGTVRTILLAWVLTLPATVALSAGLFWLASKALGS, translated from the coding sequence ATGATCGATTTATTCAGCGGACTGGATGCTTGGGTGCTTGTGAGCCTCTTGCTCGCCCTGGCCTTTGTCCTCGCCTTCGAGTTCATCAACGGCTTTCATGACACCGCAAACGCGGTGGCCACTGTTATCTACACCAAAGCCATGCCGCCTCATCTGGCGGTGTTCTTTTCCGGTGTGTTCAACTTCCTCGGCGTATTGCTGGGCGGTGTGGGCGTGGCGTATGCCATCGTCCATCTGCTGCCGGTAGAACTGCTGATCAATGTGAACACCGGTCACGGACTGGCCATGGTGTTCTCGTTGCTCGCCGCCGCCATCACCTGGAACCTGGGCACCTGGTACTTCGGTATTCCGGCCTCCAGCTCCCACACGCTGATCGGTTCGATCCTCGGGGTTGGCCTGGCCAACGCCCTGATCAACGACATTCCGTTGGCCGACGGTGTGAACTGGCAGAAAGCGATCGATATCGGGGCGTCCCTGGTGTTCTCGCCGATGGCCGGCTTCCTGATTGCAGCCCTGGTGCTGATCGGCCTTAAATGGTGGCGTCCGCTGTCCAAGATGCACAAGACACCGGAACAGCGCCGCAAGATCGACGACAAGAAACACCCGCCGTTCTGGAACCGTCTGGTGCTGGTGATTTCGGCGATGGCGGTCAGTTTCGTGCACGGCTCGAACGATGGCCAGAAAGGTATCGGCCTGATCATGCTGGTACTGATCGGCATCGTGCCGGCGCAGTTCGTCCTCGACCTGAACAGTACCACCTACCAGATCGAGCGGACTCGCGATGCGACCCTGCACCTGAGCCAGTTCTACGAGCGCAACCGCGAATCCCTGGGTGAGTTCCTGGCACTGGGCAAAAGCGTGAAAGGCGATCTGCCGGAGAAATTCCGTTGCAACCCGCAACAGACCGAACCGACCATTTCAGCGCTGCTTGGCACCCTTAAAGGTGTAGCGGACTACCATTCGTTGCCGTCGGAAAGCCGCATCGAAGTACGTCGCTACCTGCTCTGTCTGGACGACACCGCGAAGAAAGTCGCCAAGCTGCCAGGCCTCGCTGCCCGTGAAAAGGCTGACCTGGACAAACTGCGCAAGGACCTGACCACCACCACCGAATACGCCCCGTTCTGGGTGATTCTGGCGGTCGCACTGGCCCTCGGCCTGGGTACCATGGTCGGCTGGAAACGCGTGGTACTGACCATTGGCGAGAAGATCGGCAAGCAAGGCATGACCTACGCTCAAGGCATGTCGGCGCAGATCACCACCGCGTGCATGATCGGCGCGGCGAACATCTTCAGCTTGCCGGTTTCCACCACACACGTTCTGTCCTCAGGCGTGGCCGGCACCATGGTCGCGAACAAAAGCGGCCTGCAAGGCGGCACTGTCAGAACCATCCTGCTGGCCTGGGTCCTGACCCTGCCAGCCACCGTGGCCCTGTCGGCCGGCCTGTTCTGGCTGGCATCGAAGGCACTGGGTAGCTGA
- the ccoM gene encoding cytochrome c oxidase subunit CcoM — MFFDNVVIAGVLTVGLMVLFFAGFGFFIWKDAHKRKKP, encoded by the coding sequence ATGTTTTTCGACAACGTGGTGATCGCCGGAGTGCTGACAGTCGGCCTCATGGTTCTGTTTTTTGCCGGGTTTGGATTTTTCATCTGGAAGGATGCGCATAAGCGCAAGAAGCCGTAG
- a CDS encoding aspartate-semialdehyde dehydrogenase yields MLPPMLPLSAVPITSQQDPIRQRPDIPPVVPVQENSNESTIDLQKRDPEEAGLQQREEQRRRQERERRRREADEDPEEHLAIPGNELNADNTVPVVPLMENQPRQGLWVDIEI; encoded by the coding sequence ATGCTGCCACCGATGCTCCCCTTGAGCGCCGTGCCGATCACTTCACAGCAGGATCCGATCCGCCAGCGCCCGGATATTCCGCCCGTGGTGCCGGTGCAGGAAAACTCCAACGAAAGCACCATCGACCTGCAAAAGCGCGATCCGGAAGAGGCGGGCCTGCAGCAGCGCGAGGAACAGCGTCGTCGGCAGGAACGGGAGCGGCGCCGTCGTGAGGCCGATGAAGATCCTGAAGAACACCTCGCGATTCCCGGAAATGAACTCAATGCCGACAACACCGTGCCGGTGGTGCCGTTGATGGAGAATCAGCCACGTCAGGGATTGTGGGTCGATATCGAGATCTGA
- the rapA gene encoding RNA polymerase-associated protein RapA, translating to MAQQYQPGQRWISDSEAELGLGTVLAQDGRLLTVLYPATGDTRQYALRNAPLTRVRFSPGDSITHFEGWKLTVQEVDDVDGLLVYHGLNAQNEVVTLPETQLSNFIQFRLASDRLFAGQIDPLAWFSLRYHTLEHTSRQLQSSLWGLGGVRAQPIAHQLHIAREVADRIAPRVLLADEVGLGKTIEAGLVIHRQLLSGRANRVLILVPENLQHQWLVEMRRRFNLQVALFDEERFIESDAANPFEDTQLALVALEWLVEDEKAQDALFAAGWDLMVVDEAHHLVWHEDQVSPEYSLVEQLAEVIPGVLLLTATPEQLGQDSHFARLRLLDPNRFHDLHAFRAESENYRPVAEAVQELLDKGRLSPEAHKTIHGFLGNEGEALLTAVNDGDTEASARLVRELLDRHGTGRVLFRNTRAAVQGFPERKLHPYPLPCPAEYLELPLGDHAELYPEVSFQAQPDANEEERWWKFDPRVEWLIDQLKMLKRTKVLVICAHAETAMDLEDALRVRSGIPATVFHEGMNILERDRAAAYFADEEFGAQVLICSEIGSEGRNFQFSHHLVLFDLPSHPDLLEQRIGRLDRIGQKHVIELHVPYLETSPQERLFQWYHEALNAFLNTCPTGNALQHQFGPRLLPLLENADDGEWQALIDEARAERERLEAELHTGRDRLLELNSGGAGEGDALVEAILEQDDQFALPIYMETLFDAFGIDSEDHSENALILKPSEKMLDASFPLGDDEGVTITYDRNQALSREDMQFITWEHPMVQGGMDLVLSGSMGNTAVALIKNKALKPGTVLLELLYVSEVVAPRSLQLGRYLPPAALRCLLDANGNDLSARVSFETLNDQLESVPRASANKFIQAQRDQLTPRINAGEEKITPRHAERVAEAQRRLAADTDEELARLTALQAVNPTVRDSELVALRKQREQGLAMLDKAALRLEAIRVLVAG from the coding sequence ATGGCGCAGCAGTATCAACCGGGGCAACGCTGGATCAGTGACAGCGAAGCCGAGCTGGGTTTAGGCACCGTTCTGGCACAGGACGGCCGCTTGTTGACCGTGCTCTACCCGGCCACTGGCGACACTCGCCAGTACGCGCTACGGAATGCGCCCCTCACCCGCGTGCGGTTTTCGCCGGGTGACTCGATCACTCACTTCGAAGGCTGGAAACTGACCGTACAAGAAGTCGACGACGTCGACGGCCTGCTGGTCTACCACGGCCTCAACGCGCAAAACGAAGTGGTTACCCTGCCGGAAACCCAGCTGTCGAACTTCATTCAGTTCCGCCTGGCGAGCGACCGTCTGTTCGCCGGCCAGATCGACCCGCTGGCCTGGTTCTCCCTGCGTTATCACACCCTCGAACACACCAGCCGCCAGTTGCAGTCCTCCCTTTGGGGCCTGGGCGGCGTGCGGGCGCAACCCATCGCGCACCAGTTGCACATCGCCCGTGAAGTCGCCGACCGTATCGCGCCGCGGGTTCTGCTGGCCGACGAAGTGGGCCTGGGCAAGACCATCGAAGCCGGTCTGGTGATCCATCGCCAACTGCTCTCGGGCCGCGCCAACCGCGTACTGATCCTGGTGCCGGAAAACCTCCAGCACCAGTGGCTGGTGGAAATGCGCCGCCGCTTCAACCTGCAAGTCGCCCTGTTCGACGAAGAACGCTTCATCGAAAGCGATGCCGCCAACCCGTTCGAAGACACCCAGCTTGCGCTGGTTGCACTTGAGTGGCTGGTGGAAGACGAAAAGGCCCAGGACGCGTTGTTCGCAGCGGGTTGGGACCTGATGGTGGTCGACGAAGCTCACCACCTGGTGTGGCACGAAGACCAGGTCAGCCCTGAATACTCCCTGGTGGAGCAACTGGCCGAAGTCATTCCCGGCGTCTTGCTGCTGACCGCTACCCCGGAACAACTGGGTCAGGACAGCCACTTCGCCCGTCTGCGCCTGCTCGACCCGAACCGTTTCCATGACCTGCACGCCTTCCGCGCCGAGAGCGAAAACTATCGCCCGGTGGCCGAAGCCGTTCAGGAGCTGCTGGACAAAGGGCGTCTGTCGCCTGAAGCGCACAAGACCATCCACGGTTTCCTCGGCAACGAAGGCGAAGCCCTGCTGACCGCCGTCAATGATGGCGACACCGAAGCCAGCGCTCGTCTGGTCCGCGAACTGCTGGACCGCCACGGCACCGGCCGCGTGCTGTTCCGTAACACCCGCGCCGCCGTGCAGGGTTTCCCGGAGCGCAAACTGCATCCGTACCCGTTGCCGTGCCCGGCCGAATACCTCGAACTGCCACTGGGCGATCACGCCGAGCTGTACCCGGAAGTCAGCTTCCAGGCCCAGCCGGACGCCAACGAAGAAGAGCGCTGGTGGAAGTTCGACCCGCGCGTCGAGTGGCTGATCGATCAGCTGAAAATGCTCAAACGCACCAAAGTGCTGGTGATCTGCGCCCACGCCGAAACCGCCATGGACCTGGAAGACGCCTTGCGCGTACGTTCCGGTATTCCGGCCACGGTCTTCCACGAAGGCATGAACATCCTCGAGCGTGACCGCGCCGCCGCCTACTTCGCCGACGAAGAATTCGGCGCTCAGGTGCTGATCTGCTCGGAAATCGGCAGTGAAGGTCGCAACTTCCAGTTCTCGCACCATCTGGTACTGTTCGACCTGCCGTCGCACCCGGACCTGCTGGAGCAGCGTATCGGTCGTCTCGACCGGATCGGCCAGAAGCACGTCATCGAACTGCACGTGCCGTACCTGGAGACCAGCCCGCAAGAACGGCTGTTCCAGTGGTACCACGAAGCGCTGAACGCGTTCCTCAACACCTGCCCGACCGGTAACGCCTTGCAGCATCAGTTCGGCCCACGCCTGCTGCCGCTGCTGGAAAACGCCGACGATGGCGAGTGGCAAGCGCTGATCGACGAAGCCCGCGCCGAGCGTGAGCGTCTCGAAGCCGAACTGCACACCGGTCGCGACCGCTTGCTGGAACTCAACTCCGGCGGCGCGGGCGAAGGCGATGCGCTGGTCGAGGCGATCCTCGAGCAGGACGATCAGTTCGCCCTGCCGATCTACATGGAAACCCTGTTCGACGCCTTCGGCATCGACAGCGAAGACCATTCGGAAAACGCGCTGATCCTCAAGCCAAGCGAAAAAATGCTCGACGCCAGCTTCCCGCTGGGCGACGACGAAGGCGTGACCATCACCTACGACCGCAACCAGGCGTTGTCTCGCGAAGACATGCAGTTCATCACCTGGGAGCACCCGATGGTCCAGGGCGGCATGGACCTGGTCTTGTCCGGTTCGATGGGCAACACCGCCGTGGCGCTGATCAAGAACAAGGCGCTGAAACCGGGCACCGTGTTGCTGGAACTGCTCTACGTCAGCGAAGTGGTTGCCCCGCGTTCGCTGCAACTGGGCCGTTACCTGCCGCCAGCCGCCCTGCGCTGCCTGCTCGACGCCAACGGCAATGACCTGTCGGCCCGGGTGTCGTTCGAAACCCTGAACGATCAACTGGAAAGCGTGCCCCGCGCCAGTGCCAACAAGTTCATCCAGGCCCAGCGCGACCAGCTGACGCCACGGATCAACGCCGGCGAAGAGAAGATCACCCCGCGTCACGCCGAGCGCGTGGCCGAGGCGCAACGTCGCCTGGCGGCGGATACCGACGAAGAACTGGCACGCCTGACCGCCTTGCAAGCGGTCAACCCGACCGTACGTGACAGCGAACTGGTTGCGCTGCGCAAGCAACGTGAGCAAGGCCTGGCCATGCTCGACAAGGCGGCGCTGCGACTGGAAGCGATTCGGGTGCTGGTGGCGGGTTAA